From a single Thermodesulfobacteriota bacterium genomic region:
- the cysK gene encoding cysteine synthase A — protein sequence MARIYEDNSRSIGNTPLIRLNRVTAGTGATVLAKIEGRNPAYSVKCRIGASMIWDAEARGLLGPGREIVEPTSGNTGIALAYVAAARGYRLTLTMPETMSIERRRVLAALGASLILTPGAEGMKGAVARAEDLAASDPGRWFLPQQFKNPANPAIHEETTGPEIWNDTGGAVDALVAGVGTGGTITGVSRYIKKTCGKAILSVAVEPKESPVIAQQLAGQALQPGPHKIQGIGAGFIPDTLDLTMVDRVEQVDSAEAIAFTRRLALEEGILAGISSGAAGLVAVRLASLPALAGRTIVVIFPDAAERYLSTPLFEGVGG from the coding sequence AACTCCCGCTCCATCGGCAACACCCCCCTCATCCGCCTGAACCGCGTCACCGCCGGGACCGGCGCCACGGTGCTGGCCAAGATCGAGGGCCGAAACCCGGCCTATTCCGTCAAATGCCGCATCGGTGCCAGCATGATCTGGGACGCCGAGGCCCGGGGTCTCCTCGGGCCGGGCCGGGAGATCGTGGAGCCGACCTCCGGCAACACCGGCATCGCCCTGGCCTATGTGGCCGCGGCGCGGGGCTACAGGCTGACGCTCACCATGCCGGAGACCATGAGCATCGAGCGGCGCCGGGTGCTGGCCGCCCTGGGTGCCAGCCTCATCCTGACGCCGGGGGCCGAGGGCATGAAGGGGGCGGTGGCTCGGGCCGAGGACCTGGCTGCCTCGGATCCCGGACGCTGGTTCCTGCCGCAGCAGTTCAAGAACCCGGCCAATCCCGCCATCCACGAAGAGACCACCGGCCCCGAGATCTGGAACGACACCGGCGGTGCGGTGGATGCGCTGGTGGCCGGCGTCGGCACCGGCGGCACCATCACCGGTGTCTCCCGCTACATCAAGAAGACCTGCGGCAAGGCCATCCTGTCGGTGGCGGTGGAGCCCAAGGAAAGCCCGGTCATCGCCCAGCAGCTGGCCGGCCAGGCCTTGCAGCCGGGTCCCCACAAGATCCAGGGCATCGGCGCCGGCTTCATCCCGGATACCTTGGACCTGACCATGGTGGACCGGGTGGAGCAGGTGGACAGCGCCGAGGCCATCGCCTTTACCCGCCGCCTCGCCCTGGAAGAGGGCATCCTGGCCGGCATCTCCAGCGGTGCCGCCGGCCTGGTGGCCGTACGCCTGGCCAGCCTGCCGGCGCTGGCCGGCAGGACCATCGTCGTGATCTTCCCGGATGCTGCCGAGCGCTATCTGTCCACCCCGCTGTTCG